A portion of the Oscillospiraceae bacterium genome contains these proteins:
- the ftsE gene encoding cell division ATP-binding protein FtsE → MIDFEHVSKEYKKGGRLALEDINLHVDDGEFVFLLGHSGAGKSTLLKLILREELPTSGKVTVLGKDVAHLRRRKVPYLRRQMGIIFQDFRLIPSMTVYENIAFAMHVTNVKRSVIRERVEYMLELVHLEDKAKVYPDTLSGGEQQRVAVARALAHSPKLVIADEPTGNIDPELSLEMMELLERVSQTGITVLVVTHEHELVHRFHQRVVTLKNGRIISDIPADPEAIAARSAELNAWKELTEPVDDEPDGQNDETKEKEAATV, encoded by the coding sequence ATGATTGATTTTGAACACGTCTCCAAAGAGTACAAAAAGGGCGGACGCCTGGCCCTGGAGGACATCAACCTCCATGTGGACGACGGCGAATTCGTCTTTCTGCTGGGCCATTCCGGTGCCGGCAAATCCACGCTGCTCAAGCTCATCCTGCGCGAGGAGCTGCCCACCTCCGGCAAGGTGACGGTGCTGGGCAAGGATGTTGCCCACCTGCGCCGCCGCAAGGTACCCTATCTGCGCCGTCAGATGGGCATCATCTTCCAGGACTTCCGCCTCATCCCTTCCATGACGGTGTACGAGAACATCGCCTTTGCCATGCATGTGACCAACGTCAAGCGCAGCGTCATCCGGGAGCGGGTGGAATACATGCTGGAGCTGGTGCATCTGGAGGATAAGGCCAAGGTCTACCCGGACACCCTGTCCGGCGGTGAGCAGCAGCGCGTGGCCGTGGCCCGTGCGCTGGCCCACAGCCCCAAACTGGTGATCGCCGACGAGCCCACCGGCAACATCGACCCGGAGCTGAGCCTGGAAATGATGGAGCTGCTGGAGCGGGTGAGCCAGACGGGCATCACCGTGCTGGTGGTCACCCATGAGCACGAGCTGGTGCACCGCTTCCATCAGCGGGTGGTCACCCTGAAAAATGGCCGCATCATCTCGGATATCCCGGCAGACCCGGAGGCCATTGCGGCCCGCTCTGCCGAGCTGAACGCCTGGAAGGAGCTCACCGAACCGGTGGACGACGAACCGGACGGGCAAAACGATGAAACGAAGGAAAAGGAGGCGGCGACGGTATGA
- a CDS encoding ABC transporter permease: protein MRISTFFFLTRRGLRNLGKHWAMTIACIASLSVCMTLNSFASLAEVNVDSMVSYLGSQNETVVYLDPDCDDATATQVGEKLSTMPGVSGVQYVSKQDVLNIYRGYMEDYSSLWDEFETDNPFKANYRVTISDLSQMAAMSKKMQAIPGVYSVAAPVEMTNVFVEVQQAVTKGGRLIVLVLMIVSIITVGSTIRLSVFARRREIEIMKYVGATNALVTLPFVVEGLAMGLISGALTAGVSLAAYSYTVSAASTLGGLWQMIMGHALVPVANVWPTVVIYSLAGGALVGGLGSMFSIRKHLNV, encoded by the coding sequence ATGAGGATCTCGACCTTTTTCTTTCTGACCCGGCGCGGCCTGCGCAATCTGGGCAAGCACTGGGCCATGACCATTGCCTGCATCGCGTCCCTGAGTGTCTGCATGACCCTGAACAGCTTTGCCAGTCTGGCAGAGGTGAACGTGGACAGCATGGTCAGCTATCTGGGCAGCCAGAACGAGACCGTGGTGTACCTGGACCCTGACTGCGACGACGCCACCGCCACCCAGGTGGGAGAAAAGCTCTCCACCATGCCGGGGGTCAGTGGGGTGCAGTATGTGTCCAAACAGGACGTGCTGAACATCTACCGGGGCTATATGGAAGACTATTCCTCCCTGTGGGACGAATTTGAGACCGACAACCCCTTTAAGGCAAACTACCGGGTCACCATTTCGGACCTGAGCCAGATGGCTGCCATGAGCAAAAAAATGCAGGCCATCCCCGGGGTGTACAGCGTGGCTGCTCCGGTGGAGATGACCAACGTGTTCGTGGAAGTGCAGCAGGCGGTCACCAAGGGCGGGCGGCTCATCGTGCTGGTGCTGATGATCGTCAGCATCATCACCGTGGGCAGCACCATCCGCCTGAGCGTGTTTGCCCGTCGGCGTGAGATCGAGATCATGAAGTATGTGGGTGCCACCAATGCGCTGGTCACCCTGCCCTTTGTGGTCGAGGGCCTGGCCATGGGCCTGATCTCCGGCGCCCTGACGGCGGGCGTGAGCCTTGCCGCCTACTCCTATACCGTCAGTGCCGCCAGCACCCTGGGAGGCCTGTGGCAGATGATCATGGGCCATGCCCTGGTGCCGGTGGCCAACGTCTGGCCCACCGTCGTGATCTACAGCCTGGCGGGCGGCGCTCTGGTGGGCGGCCTGGGCAGCATGTTCTCCATCCGCAAGCATCTGAATGTCTGA
- a CDS encoding peptidoglycan DD-metalloendopeptidase family protein encodes MKKAMHAKPFQLRAPGHKARHARPESPRTRVVRAVSLCLACICLLVTATVYPASAATGSSSMSSLQNKLNKLSQSIKLHEQELNNAKKKEAAAKALESELKERVSVIQDQISVLSGQIASVQNSIGQKEQEISAKETEIAEKETEIEEKELEIQDQWNDFKKHMAAMQELRDGGSVAMLSAVNDLYELLTFNEVMQDISVKDTEIMDNMKTAKAGLEADKTALESDRAELVSQKADLQSQKKELDSQNSQMQSKQSELNSSISAAQMSAADAKKAQAAAQAAIESDELNYEAVKSQIQKLIAQAASSQPQLSFTGFICPLKSYSRISSEYGWRKNPVSGVNKLHAGIDLAAGGGTPIYAAASGYVQVAGWSSGGYGNYVIIYHGKMSDGNTYSTLYGHMRSVATSAGKYVKQGELIGYVGSTGNSTGNHLHLEVWKGGSKANAVNPRGYIPFPHN; translated from the coding sequence ATGAAAAAAGCAATGCACGCAAAACCTTTCCAGCTCCGCGCACCGGGCCACAAAGCCCGTCATGCCCGGCCGGAAAGCCCCCGCACCCGCGTGGTGCGTGCGGTGAGCCTGTGCCTGGCCTGCATCTGCCTGCTGGTCACGGCCACGGTATACCCGGCTTCAGCGGCCACGGGCAGCAGCAGTATGTCCAGCCTGCAGAACAAGCTGAACAAGCTGTCGCAGTCCATCAAGCTGCATGAGCAGGAACTGAACAATGCCAAAAAGAAAGAAGCTGCCGCCAAGGCGCTGGAAAGCGAACTGAAGGAGCGCGTCAGCGTCATTCAGGACCAGATCAGTGTGCTCAGCGGGCAGATCGCCTCGGTGCAGAACAGCATCGGCCAGAAGGAACAGGAGATCAGCGCCAAGGAGACCGAGATCGCCGAAAAGGAAACGGAGATCGAGGAAAAGGAGCTGGAGATCCAGGACCAGTGGAACGACTTCAAAAAGCACATGGCCGCCATGCAGGAGCTGCGGGACGGCGGCAGCGTGGCCATGCTCAGCGCGGTGAACGACCTGTATGAACTGCTGACCTTCAACGAGGTCATGCAGGACATCTCGGTGAAGGACACCGAGATCATGGACAACATGAAAACCGCCAAGGCCGGGCTGGAAGCCGACAAGACCGCGCTGGAAAGCGACCGTGCCGAGCTGGTGAGCCAGAAGGCCGACCTGCAGAGCCAGAAGAAAGAGCTGGACAGCCAGAACAGCCAGATGCAGTCCAAGCAGAGCGAGCTGAACAGCAGCATCTCGGCGGCCCAGATGTCGGCGGCTGATGCAAAAAAGGCCCAGGCTGCCGCACAGGCCGCCATCGAGTCGGACGAGCTGAACTACGAGGCCGTGAAGAGCCAGATCCAGAAACTCATTGCGCAGGCGGCTTCCAGCCAGCCGCAGCTGAGCTTTACCGGCTTTATCTGCCCGCTGAAGAGCTACAGCCGCATTTCCAGTGAGTACGGCTGGCGCAAGAACCCGGTGTCCGGCGTGAACAAGCTGCATGCCGGCATCGACCTGGCTGCCGGCGGCGGCACCCCCATCTACGCAGCCGCCAGCGGCTATGTGCAGGTGGCAGGCTGGTCCAGCGGCGGCTACGGCAACTATGTCATCATCTACCACGGCAAAATGTCCGACGGCAACACCTACAGCACCCTGTACGGCCATATGCGGTCGGTGGCCACCAGTGCCGGCAAGTACGTCAAGCAGGGCGAGCTCATCGGCTATGTGGGCAGCACCGGCAATTCCACCGGCAACCACCTGCATCTGGAGGTGTGGAAGGGCGGCAGCAAGGCCAACGCCGTCAACCCCCGCGGCTACATCCCGTTCCCGCACAATTGA
- a CDS encoding S41 family peptidase: protein MNRKISIGMAVTIVILAMTVTFSITMLVAMRLFDSTVSSVKEKESMYNKIAEVDRYVRSNDYYTIDENTLYDRLTAGYLLGTGDKYARYYNATAYTELVNVQNGTILGIGVELGLDQTGYAKVTKVYDGSPAQEAGIVVGDYITAVGDTDVKSLTTVDAVQSRLQGEAGTTVTVTWLDSAASSHTADLTHSGYTSTTVDYQMLGDVGYIKIRQFDGSTPSELDYAIRALSANGAASLVFDLRDNGGGVLDDAISCINLIVPEGTVAYAEDKNGNRTVVGSSDSETETALPLVCLVNGSTASAAELFAASLRTMSGARLVGTTTMGKGTIQSSPQRLSDGSAVSITVAKLLCGDGTSFDGTGLSVDVERALSADEANSYLDYTPTTDPQVQRAVSAAQQLSGTTTVAGANDSASSAAASEAADSTAADAETAPETDAPEGSADTAQSEAAADSAAQ, encoded by the coding sequence ATGAACCGTAAAATCTCCATCGGCATGGCGGTCACCATCGTGATCCTTGCCATGACGGTCACTTTTTCCATCACCATGCTGGTGGCCATGCGTCTGTTTGACAGCACGGTGAGCAGCGTCAAGGAAAAAGAGAGTATGTACAACAAGATCGCAGAGGTGGACCGCTACGTCCGCAGCAACGATTATTACACCATCGACGAAAACACGCTGTACGACCGCCTGACCGCAGGCTACCTGCTGGGCACCGGCGACAAGTACGCCCGCTACTACAACGCTACCGCCTACACCGAGCTGGTCAATGTGCAGAACGGCACCATCCTGGGCATCGGCGTGGAGCTGGGTCTGGACCAGACCGGCTACGCCAAGGTGACCAAGGTATACGACGGCTCGCCTGCCCAGGAAGCCGGCATCGTGGTGGGCGACTACATCACCGCCGTGGGCGACACCGACGTCAAGAGCCTGACCACCGTGGATGCGGTGCAGTCCCGCCTGCAGGGCGAGGCCGGCACCACCGTCACCGTGACCTGGCTGGACAGCGCGGCATCCTCCCATACGGCAGACCTGACCCATTCCGGCTACACCAGCACCACGGTGGACTATCAGATGCTGGGCGATGTGGGTTATATCAAGATCCGTCAGTTCGACGGCAGCACCCCCAGTGAGCTGGACTACGCCATCCGCGCCCTGAGCGCCAATGGTGCCGCCAGCCTGGTGTTTGACCTGCGTGACAACGGCGGCGGCGTTCTGGATGACGCCATCAGCTGCATCAATCTGATCGTGCCGGAGGGCACGGTGGCCTACGCCGAGGATAAAAACGGCAACCGCACCGTGGTGGGCAGCAGCGACAGCGAGACCGAGACGGCCCTGCCTCTGGTGTGTCTGGTAAATGGCAGCACCGCCAGCGCAGCGGAGCTGTTCGCCGCCAGCCTGCGCACCATGAGCGGTGCCCGTCTGGTGGGCACCACCACCATGGGCAAGGGCACCATCCAGAGCAGCCCGCAGCGTCTGTCGGACGGCAGCGCCGTGAGCATTACGGTGGCAAAGCTGCTCTGCGGCGACGGCACCAGCTTTGACGGCACGGGCCTGAGCGTGGATGTGGAGCGCGCCCTGAGCGCGGATGAAGCCAACTCCTATCTGGACTACACCCCGACCACGGACCCGCAGGTCCAGCGCGCCGTGAGCGCAGCCCAGCAGCTCAGCGGCACCACCACCGTAGCCGGTGCCAACGACAGTGCTTCTTCCGCCGCTGCTTCGGAGGCTGCCGACAGCACCGCCGCTGACGCCGAGACTGCACCGGAGACGGATGCACCGGAAGGATCGGCAGACACTGCACAGAGCGAAGCGGCGGCCGATTCTGCGGCACAGTAA
- the rsmA gene encoding 16S rRNA (adenine(1518)-N(6)/adenine(1519)-N(6))-dimethyltransferase RsmA yields the protein MPELTDISVIRALCEKYDFALSKGFGQNFIINPGIPTKIVDASGVDKRYGVIEIGPGIGVLTKELAKRAAKVVSIEVDERLPPLLAETMAGVDNFKLVLQDVLKVDLKALIAAEFPDMPVAVCANLPYYITSPIVMKLLGDRLPIESLTVMVQKEAADRLAAVPGTRASSAISCAVNYYATSRLMFTAAPGSFYPAPKVTSAVVRMDIRPTPAVQVEDEEGYFALIRAAFGQRRKTAANAIAGGLNLPKEKVIAAIEASGFDARIRPETLTLSDFAKIQQALA from the coding sequence ATGCCCGAACTGACCGACATTTCCGTGATCCGTGCCCTGTGCGAAAAATACGATTTTGCGCTCTCCAAGGGCTTTGGACAGAACTTCATCATCAATCCGGGCATCCCCACCAAGATCGTGGATGCCAGTGGAGTGGACAAGCGCTACGGCGTCATCGAGATCGGCCCCGGCATCGGTGTGCTGACCAAAGAGCTGGCCAAGCGTGCCGCCAAGGTGGTGTCCATTGAGGTGGACGAGCGCCTGCCGCCGCTGCTGGCCGAGACCATGGCCGGGGTGGACAACTTCAAGCTGGTGCTGCAGGACGTGCTGAAGGTGGACCTGAAAGCCCTCATTGCGGCAGAGTTCCCGGACATGCCGGTGGCCGTGTGCGCCAACCTGCCCTATTACATCACCAGCCCCATCGTCATGAAGCTGCTGGGGGACCGCCTGCCCATCGAGAGCCTGACCGTGATGGTGCAGAAGGAAGCCGCCGACCGCTTGGCCGCCGTGCCCGGCACCCGGGCTTCCAGTGCCATCAGCTGTGCGGTGAACTACTACGCCACCTCCAGGCTGATGTTCACCGCTGCGCCGGGCAGCTTTTACCCGGCCCCCAAGGTCACCAGCGCCGTGGTGCGCATGGACATCCGCCCCACCCCCGCCGTGCAGGTGGAGGACGAGGAAGGCTACTTTGCACTGATCCGTGCGGCCTTTGGCCAGCGCCGCAAGACTGCGGCCAACGCCATTGCAGGCGGCCTGAACCTGCCCAAGGAAAAGGTCATTGCCGCCATCGAGGCGTCCGGGTTCGACGCCCGCATCCGCCCCGAGACCCTTACCCTGTCCGACTTTGCGAAGATCCAGCAGGCCCTTGCCTGA
- a CDS encoding transporter substrate-binding domain-containing protein has product MCQIRVNLRRWACLLAALACLLALLPLPAHAAGAASKVVRVGWYEDAYNITGKNGERSGYAYEYEQSVAAYTGWTYEYVKAGWSDLLQMMKNGEIDLMAGVSYTEDRAQDMLFSELPMGREIYYLYADLAHTDISASNLRTLNGKRIALLKTSVQAAQFYQWEEDHGLHLQYVWSNSFEQNKQQAQDREIDCVISTETPGWVEYSMSAIAQTGGSDIYFAISRTRQDLKEELDHAMRKMEFDKPFYADELHQRYLSASYTPVLSREEQDWVTQHGDIRIGFLTSDAGISTYVPESGQLVGVINDYITFASDSISNQKLDFSLVRYDSMEEEVQALKDGQIDLIFHFAQNPYVAEENNFVLSNTVLTLNMAAVTAQTYFNENHANTVALLKDDLLLKWYVSYCYPDWNIVEYNSLKDAEAAVRSGENDCLLAESGEVAKYREDKRLHSVFLTQDGNVSFAVARGDVTLMSILNKTLRTIPASMLTGALPMYEASLEKVTVTDFVKDNFLVVSVMLITFFGMILAVILVSLRRSRIAEANAKEAARQARKLNQKLQESQRELRAALQQAESASSAKTTFLSNVSHDIRTPMNAIVGLASLMENDLQNPGKLQGYIDKLKTASRHLLNLINEILDMSKIESGKATLNIQPFRMAEQIAQVDSVIRQQAVLRDQQFTVQVHDLLHENVEGDATRLRQVLLNILSNAVKYTGHGGSISLNVEEILRSGHYARYKFTVTDNGIGMSEAFQKHIYESFSRAENSVTNKVQGTGLGMAITKNIVDMMGGVITLQSQLGKGTRFEVVLDFKICEETVQAAPAVCPAPAQDSPSLHGMRFLCAEDNEINAEILQSLLEMQGASCTICRDGAEVVEKFRTVAPGEYDAILMDVQMPGMDGYEATRTIRSGANPLGRTIPIIAMTANAFAEDVKKSLDAGMNAHLSKPVDLNALEQTLQRFRYEPSAEQPQ; this is encoded by the coding sequence ATGTGTCAGATCAGGGTGAATCTGCGCCGATGGGCCTGCCTTCTGGCAGCGCTGGCGTGCCTGCTTGCGCTGCTGCCGCTTCCTGCACACGCAGCGGGAGCCGCGTCAAAAGTGGTGCGTGTGGGCTGGTATGAGGACGCCTACAATATCACGGGCAAGAACGGCGAGCGCAGCGGCTATGCCTACGAATACGAGCAGTCGGTCGCGGCATACACCGGCTGGACTTACGAATACGTCAAGGCCGGCTGGTCGGACCTGCTCCAGATGATGAAAAACGGCGAGATCGACCTGATGGCTGGTGTTTCCTACACCGAGGACCGTGCACAGGACATGCTGTTCAGTGAGCTGCCGATGGGCCGGGAAATCTATTATCTGTATGCCGACCTGGCCCACACGGACATTTCGGCCTCGAACCTGCGCACTCTGAACGGCAAACGCATCGCCCTGCTGAAAACCAGCGTGCAGGCCGCCCAGTTCTATCAGTGGGAGGAGGATCACGGCCTGCATCTGCAATATGTGTGGTCCAACAGCTTCGAGCAGAACAAGCAGCAGGCGCAGGACCGCGAGATCGACTGCGTCATTTCCACCGAGACGCCTGGCTGGGTGGAATACAGCATGTCTGCCATTGCCCAGACCGGCGGCTCCGACATCTACTTTGCCATCAGCAGGACCCGGCAGGACCTGAAGGAAGAGCTGGATCACGCCATGCGCAAGATGGAATTCGACAAGCCGTTTTACGCCGACGAGCTGCACCAGCGGTATCTTTCTGCCTCCTATACGCCTGTGCTGTCCCGTGAGGAACAGGACTGGGTCACGCAGCATGGAGACATCCGGATCGGTTTTCTGACCAGCGATGCCGGCATCAGTACCTATGTGCCGGAGAGCGGGCAGCTGGTGGGGGTGATCAACGACTACATCACCTTTGCATCCGACAGCATCAGCAACCAGAAGCTGGATTTTTCACTGGTCAGGTATGATTCCATGGAAGAGGAGGTCCAGGCCTTGAAAGACGGCCAGATCGACCTCATTTTCCATTTTGCCCAGAACCCCTATGTAGCGGAAGAGAACAACTTCGTTCTGTCCAACACGGTCCTGACCCTGAACATGGCGGCGGTCACGGCGCAGACTTATTTCAACGAGAACCATGCGAACACCGTTGCCCTGCTGAAGGATGACCTGCTGCTGAAATGGTACGTTTCTTACTGCTATCCGGACTGGAACATCGTCGAGTACAATTCCCTGAAGGATGCCGAGGCAGCCGTGCGCAGCGGCGAAAACGACTGCCTGCTTGCCGAATCGGGCGAGGTCGCGAAGTACCGTGAGGACAAAAGACTCCACAGCGTTTTCCTCACGCAGGACGGCAATGTCTCTTTTGCCGTGGCACGCGGAGATGTCACCCTAATGTCGATCCTGAACAAGACCCTGCGCACGATCCCGGCCTCCATGCTGACGGGTGCGCTGCCCATGTACGAGGCCTCGCTGGAAAAGGTGACCGTGACCGACTTTGTAAAGGATAATTTTCTTGTCGTCTCCGTGATGCTGATCACCTTCTTCGGGATGATCCTGGCGGTCATCCTTGTCTCGCTGCGCCGGTCGCGCATCGCTGAGGCAAACGCCAAGGAAGCCGCCCGGCAGGCCCGGAAGCTGAACCAGAAATTGCAGGAAAGCCAGCGAGAGCTGCGGGCGGCCCTGCAGCAGGCGGAGAGCGCCAGCTCGGCCAAGACCACCTTTCTGAGCAACGTGTCTCACGACATCCGTACCCCGATGAACGCCATCGTGGGCCTGGCCAGCCTGATGGAAAACGACCTGCAAAACCCGGGCAAGCTGCAGGGCTACATTGACAAGTTGAAGACCGCCAGCCGGCATCTGCTGAACCTCATCAACGAGATCCTGGACATGAGCAAGATCGAAAGCGGCAAGGCCACCCTGAACATCCAGCCCTTCCGCATGGCCGAGCAGATCGCGCAGGTGGACAGCGTGATCCGCCAGCAGGCCGTGCTGCGGGACCAGCAGTTCACCGTACAGGTCCACGATCTGCTCCACGAGAATGTGGAAGGCGACGCCACCCGCCTGCGGCAGGTACTGCTCAACATCCTGTCCAATGCGGTCAAGTACACCGGCCATGGCGGCAGCATCTCGCTGAATGTGGAGGAGATCCTCCGCAGCGGCCACTATGCCCGCTACAAGTTCACCGTTACCGACAACGGCATCGGCATGAGCGAAGCGTTCCAGAAGCACATTTACGAGTCCTTCAGCCGGGCCGAGAATTCGGTGACCAACAAGGTGCAGGGCACCGGTCTGGGCATGGCCATCACCAAGAACATCGTGGACATGATGGGCGGTGTCATCACGCTGCAAAGCCAGCTGGGCAAGGGCACCCGCTTCGAGGTGGTGCTGGACTTCAAGATCTGCGAAGAAACGGTGCAGGCAGCACCCGCCGTCTGCCCTGCCCCGGCGCAGGACAGCCCGTCGCTGCACGGGATGCGCTTCCTCTGCGCCGAGGACAACGAGATCAACGCCGAGATCCTGCAGTCCCTGCTGGAGATGCAGGGCGCTTCCTGCACCATCTGCCGCGACGGTGCCGAGGTCGTGGAGAAATTCCGGACCGTGGCCCCCGGCGAGTACGACGCCATCCTGATGGACGTGCAGATGCCCGGCATGGACGGCTACGAAGCCACCCGGACGATCCGCAGCGGTGCAAACCCGCTGGGTCGGACCATTCCCATCATCGCCATGACAGCCAACGCCTTTGCCGAGGACGTCAAAAAGAGCCTGGACGCCGGCATGAACGCCCACCTGTCCAAGCCGGTGGACCTGAACGCACTGGAACAGACCCTGCAGCGCTTCCGCTACGAACCGTCTGCGGAGCAGCCGCAATAA
- a CDS encoding sporulation initiation factor Spo0A C-terminal domain-containing protein, which translates to MTTYDMTDFAAQVDGVLRPLGITRNMRAYHTLSEALRLICEQEDRLEAAQKEIYEPLADRHCCDWTAIQSMIRRAAQTAWATSPAQVQHLAGYPLTGCPSAVQFLELLYNGMVRGV; encoded by the coding sequence ATGACCACTTATGATATGACCGACTTTGCCGCACAGGTGGACGGGGTGCTGCGCCCGCTGGGCATCACCCGCAATATGCGGGCTTACCACACTCTGAGCGAGGCGCTCCGGCTGATCTGCGAGCAGGAGGACCGACTGGAAGCCGCCCAGAAGGAGATCTACGAGCCCCTTGCAGACCGCCATTGCTGCGACTGGACTGCCATTCAGAGCATGATTCGTCGTGCCGCACAGACCGCATGGGCCACCAGCCCCGCGCAGGTGCAGCATCTGGCTGGCTACCCGCTGACCGGCTGCCCCAGTGCCGTGCAGTTTCTGGAGCTGCTGTATAATGGGATGGTGAGAGGGGTGTAA
- a CDS encoding phage holin family protein, translating into MKDYFCMAIGAIGGVIAGLFGGWDAALQTLVIFMAVDYITGLIVAGVFHASPKTKTGTLESRAGWKGLCRKGETLLIVLVACRLDAVMGSTFVRDAVVIGFICNETISIIENAGLMGLPIPAALTKAVDILKQRSETEQKG; encoded by the coding sequence ATGAAAGATTATTTTTGCATGGCGATCGGCGCGATCGGCGGCGTGATCGCTGGTCTTTTTGGCGGCTGGGATGCCGCCCTGCAAACGCTGGTGATCTTTATGGCCGTCGACTACATCACCGGTCTGATTGTGGCCGGTGTGTTTCACGCATCGCCCAAAACCAAGACCGGGACACTGGAAAGCCGCGCAGGCTGGAAGGGCCTGTGCCGCAAGGGCGAAACTCTGCTGATCGTGCTGGTGGCCTGCAGGCTGGATGCCGTGATGGGTTCCACCTTTGTGCGGGATGCCGTTGTGATCGGCTTTATCTGTAACGAGACCATTTCCATCATTGAAAACGCGGGCTTGATGGGACTGCCGATTCCGGCAGCGCTCACCAAGGCTGTGGACATTTTAAAGCAGCGCTCGGAAACCGAGCAGAAAGGATAA
- a CDS encoding D-Ala-D-Ala carboxypeptidase family metallohydrolase has translation MAIKEYSLAKDGAKQLSPAFKVREFRCRDGSDAIMIDQTLVVLLQAIREHFGKPVTITSGYRTGTHNTAVGGSKSSQHLLGKAADIQVADTTVEAVAAYAESLMPDWGGVGRYPVKAGRAKGWVHVDTRPNKSRWTQ, from the coding sequence ATGGCAATCAAAGAGTATTCCTTGGCCAAAGACGGCGCTAAACAGCTGTCCCCGGCCTTTAAGGTGCGGGAGTTCCGGTGCCGCGACGGCAGCGACGCTATCATGATCGACCAGACCCTCGTGGTGCTACTGCAGGCCATCCGGGAGCACTTTGGCAAGCCCGTGACCATCACCAGCGGCTACCGCACCGGAACCCACAACACCGCCGTCGGCGGCTCCAAATCCAGCCAGCACCTGCTGGGCAAGGCGGCGGACATCCAGGTGGCGGACACCACCGTGGAGGCCGTGGCCGCCTACGCCGAGAGCCTGATGCCGGACTGGGGCGGCGTGGGCCGCTACCCGGTCAAGGCCGGACGCGCCAAGGGCTGGGTGCATGTGGACACCCGGCCTAACAAAAGCCGCTGGACGCAGTGA
- a CDS encoding siphovirus ReqiPepy6 Gp37-like family protein, translating to MRLDVLDADTLARVGWVDVWVSLYWDSPYYSEGGFTLEVRPTTENLQLLQEGRWLVRSDETPRIPMRICGRANQNEDANLVVSGYPATWILTKRVSAAPIKGQNAEQAMRSLVAAAKPWPRLELGTEYGFDTVFDKQTSGGSVFDYCQTIGQACDLGFRVILSGTGSSEKLLFECFRPTFDPNNRYSPKWGNLLNAGWSFADTDYANVALVQGAGEGSQRATCWVGDVDSTGADRREIYIDARDIQPDKEKGETTASQSYLDKLADRGGQKLLAQLRTGSIEFDVDDDTLAVGDVLSVSLPQLGYTAMVRVADIITESQSSGTTRTIRLGTPSWHKT from the coding sequence ATGAGACTGGACGTTCTGGACGCCGACACCCTTGCCCGTGTGGGCTGGGTGGACGTGTGGGTGTCCCTCTACTGGGACAGCCCCTATTACTCCGAGGGCGGCTTTACTCTTGAGGTAAGGCCGACCACCGAGAACCTACAGCTTTTGCAGGAGGGCCGGTGGCTGGTGCGCAGCGACGAGACGCCCCGCATCCCGATGCGGATCTGCGGCAGGGCCAACCAGAACGAGGACGCAAACCTCGTGGTGAGCGGCTACCCGGCCACCTGGATCCTGACAAAAAGGGTTTCCGCTGCACCCATCAAGGGGCAGAACGCCGAGCAGGCCATGCGCAGCCTTGTGGCGGCGGCAAAGCCGTGGCCGCGCCTGGAGCTGGGCACCGAGTACGGCTTCGACACCGTGTTCGACAAGCAGACTTCTGGCGGCAGCGTGTTCGACTACTGCCAGACCATCGGGCAGGCCTGTGATCTGGGTTTCCGGGTCATCCTGAGCGGCACCGGCAGCAGCGAAAAGCTGCTGTTCGAGTGCTTCCGGCCCACCTTCGACCCCAACAACCGGTACAGCCCCAAGTGGGGCAATCTGCTCAACGCGGGCTGGTCCTTTGCCGATACCGATTACGCCAACGTGGCCCTTGTGCAGGGGGCCGGTGAGGGCAGCCAGCGGGCCACCTGCTGGGTAGGCGATGTAGACAGCACCGGAGCCGACCGGCGGGAGATCTACATCGACGCCCGCGACATCCAGCCCGACAAAGAAAAGGGCGAGACCACCGCCAGCCAATCGTATCTCGACAAGCTGGCCGACCGGGGCGGGCAGAAACTGCTGGCCCAGCTGCGCACCGGCAGCATCGAGTTTGACGTGGACGATGACACGCTGGCCGTGGGCGACGTGCTGAGCGTCAGCCTGCCCCAGCTGGGCTACACCGCCATGGTGCGGGTGGCCGACATCATCACCGAGAGCCAGTCCAGCGGCACCACCCGGACCATCCGGCTGGGCACACCGAGCTGGCACAAGACGTAA